In the genome of Sphingobium sp. CR2-8, the window TTTCAGCCCCAGCTCCTGAAAACTATCGATGAATGTCGTCCCGTCGAGGTTGGTCATATGGCTTACTTTCGCCAGGACTGCCTCACCGGTCGCAACCCCGTCTACCCCGGCGGCACGCGCCAGGATCTTTTGCGCCATTGTCTGCGCCATACACACACTCCATAAAGTCTCGTTCAATCTCATCAATTAGAGGCCGCAAAGCGCAAACACGACATCGCGATGATTGTCGAAATGTGCATCTCTTTAGCGAAATCCGCACCACCTGATGACTCCTCGATTTAAATCCGCCCTATTAGACTGCGAAAACGTTGCTGCACCGACATAGAGCGGCGCAAACAGGAGAGAAATCAAATGACCGAGAGTTCGATTCCCAAGCTCGACACACTTTTGCGCGTTTATGACATCAAGCCGGACGGATGGGAGCAGTTTCTGGAAATCTGGCGGCGTATCGTTGCCGTACGCCGTAGGTTCGGCTTTGAGGTACTTTTTGCGTTGGAAGACAGGGAAGCGAATGTCTTCACCTGGGCCGTCCGACATGACGACGACATCGATCAGGTCGCCGAGCGCTACTATGCCGACCCAGAACGAAAGTCGTTGGAAATCGTTGGTGAATATGTTCTGGACTACAAGGTGACACGGGTGTCTCGCGTCGCTTTCCCTTAACAGATCTTCGGTTCAAGCTTACCATCGTTACGCGCAGAACCTATAATCGCGACGAAAGGATAAGTCCGTGTCGAACGGCAAGTTTACGGGATCTGTCGGCTATGTCGGTCTGGGAGACATGGGCGGCGCCATTGCCCAGCGGTTGGTTTATGCTGCCATCGACCTTATCGTCTTTGATCTGGATGATGACGCCATCGCTCGGCTGGTCGCAAAAGGCGCTCGGGCCGCGGCATCGCTTTTCGATCTGGTCCAAAATGCGGGAGTCGTCTTCATCTGCGTAGATCCGGAGCCAGCAGTAGAGACGGTGATCGAGGAAATCCTCGAGTTCGTGCGCCCCGACCAGACTCTGATCATTCAGTCTTCGGTTTCTCCCCAAGTCGTTATCGATGCTTCTGAAAAGGCGAAGCTGAAAGGCGTAAGGCTGTTCGATGCTCCCGTAAGTGGAACTTACAGGGATCGGCAAAATGGCACTTTGGCCGTGCCGACAGGCGCAGCGCGCGAGGATATCGGTCATATCGCGACGCTGCTCGAACTGATCGGGCGGCCGATTTACCTCAAGACAGTGGGCGGCGGCGAGATCGCCAAACTTGCTAACAATGCCGTGTCCAGCATTACGCGCTCTGGATTAATGGAGGCCATTGAGCTCGCTGAGGCATATGGCGTTGCCGAAGCAGATCTGCTCGAGGTGCTGAGTGTTGGGAGCGGGAGCAGTTTTGTGGTCAAGAACTGGAGTTTTTTCGATGACCTTGCCCGTCAGGGACATATAGTCCGGAAACAGCCGATGCAGGCGGCAGAAATCCGAAAGACTATCAAACAGAAAGACCTACATCTTCCCATCATCGAAGCCCATTTCGAGCCGTTGAGAATACTCGACATCCAACGGTACAAGAAGCTCACCGGACGATATCCTGATTCCGGCGGAGTGTGATCTTCGTAACCGTTCATACGGTGCGCATATGCCGCCCCTTCGCGGACCTGCCGCGCCGGTAGAGGCTAGAGCCGGCGCTTTAATTGGCCCGCCGGATCGGTGAGACACGCCGCAAAAGCCTGAGGAGCCACGGATATAAGTTCGGCCTGTCGATCCCCACGATAACGGGATTCCCTCGCTCCCCGGAGCCAGAGGACGGTGAATGGCGCACCCGTTGGGCATGAAGCTTCGAAATCGTCGCCCTGGCAGAGGAACTCGGGTTCGAAATGGGTACGGTTGGTCATCATCGTTTCACGACGGATCGGATAGACTCTTCCCAGCCGATGGTCGCGATCGCAGCGCTCGCCGCACGCTCCGCTACGATGCGCTTCATGACGAACATCCTGATCCTGCCCTCGCACAACCCGATCGACGTCGCCTAACAGGTCGCGATGGTCGAGGAATTGTCCGATGGACGCGTGATGCTGGGCGTCGCCATCGGATATCGCCCTTATGAGTTCGAGCAGATCGGCCTGGTGTTCACGGAACGGGTCAGCCGCTTCGAAGAAGCGATCATGCTGCTTCGCAACGCATGGAGCAATGATCCCATCCACTTCGTAGGCAAGCATTTCACCGTGACAGGCGAAAACGGGACACCCAAGCCGGTTCAGAAGCCCGGGCCGCCGATATTTATCGGTGCGTAGGTTGATGCGGCGATCGATCGCGCGGCAAGGCTGGGTGACGGATAATATCGAGAGTGCGGCGCTGCTCGGCCCCAAGGTCGCGCGCTTCCGGACGCAATCGCGCGCGGCCGGACGCGCCGAATGGTGGTACGCAACCGGCAAGGTCGGGATCGATCGCGACAAGGCGAGACTGGAGCGCAAATGGCTGCCGCCCATCCTCGATACCTATCGCGACTATCTGAAGCTGGGCGTGCCTTGCGAAGATGAATTTGCCGACAAGCTGCGTCGGGAGTGTTACTGGCGATCGCGGACCTACCGCCCGGCCAGATCATCGCGGGAACGCCCGACGAATGCGCCGCCGGCTTGCAGCTCTGCATTGAGGCCACAGAACCTGATTACATCGTCGTCGACTTCGGTCGCGGTGCGCACCGAGCGCATTACGACAATCTTCGTAACCAGATCGAGTTCTTCGGCCGCGAGCTAATCCCGCGCTTCGCGAAGGCATGATGCTGCCAGATCGAGCTTCTTTTCGCACCCGTCTCGCGAGACTCCATCCGGCGCCGATGGCGAGGCAGAAAGTCGTCGGCCGGATTGCCCGGTCAGCATCAACAAGACGTGATATGAGATCGCCGAAGTGAGGCAATGCGATATTCCCGCGGCGTCAATCCGACTTTGTGGCGAAACGCATAGGAAAAGGCACTAGGCGTGCTAAAACCAAGACGGTGGGCAATAACTTTAAGCGGTATCGTCCATTCATCCAGCAGCGTTTTCGCCCGCGAAATTCGGACCTCTTCCATATAGTCAAATAGGTTGCGGCCCGTGCAATTCTTGTACACCTGCCTCATGTGGCCGACGCCGATTCCCAGGCTGTCAGCAATCTCCTGGAGCGAGGGCCAACCACTCTCGTACGTCATCACGAATTCTTCGACGCGCCGAGTCCTGAGTTCGGACAAAGGATCGTGCATTCGTAAGTCCGTAGTGCCTTGCTTCAGCCGAGACACGAGATCGAATGCAACTAGCGTACTGCACGACTTGATTATGGATGGCGTAAGCGGGCTTGGGGAAAGCACTTCGTTGAACATCCGCCTCATCGCATATTCAATGTTGGTCTCCTTGAACTGGAAGAGCGCCAGTGCAGGATAGTCGAGCGACCTGGCTGTCACCCCGACGACATCCTGGAGCCATTCCGGTTTGATACGAAGCGCGAGGCTGCGCGTGTCAACCGCGCCGTCGCAAGCCATCGCGCTGGTTTGCACTCGCGATGGGATCAACATCATCTGCCCTACTGACCTAGGATCGCGTCCTTCTGTCCATGCGCGGATGCGCCCCTTAGGGGCGCTCCGCCAGCGTAGAACAATCTCCGGATCGCATTGCGAAGCGGTGGCACCTGCTTCGTAATGACTATCGACCACCTGAGCCACGACGCCTGGGAAGGCGACTTCACCGACCACTTCCTGCGTCCAGCCACTTACCATGAGCCTTCTCTCCATCAATTTTATGTTTTGAGAAAGTGTGCCACCGGCCTCTTGTAAATGCAACTCGACAAGATGTCGCGGGCGACCGGCGCGCTGCCGCGCAAAACGGCCCGGAAAGCGGCAGAACATACCAAGACATGGCTTGGGTTATGGAGTTCGTTAGCAGCGGGGTTGGGCACCAAGATTTATCTAATGATCGGATTGATGAGCTAATGTCCGAAACTCCTAGAACTAAAGGGCACTCCTCCGCCTGTCATTGCGCTTCGTTCGCGATCGCCGGCCTGCTGGCTTGCGTCTATCACTTCTTTCACTCCGTGCCGCAGTTATACGGACAACACGCAACGCGCGACCTATGGGCAAAAACGGTCGAGTTTGCGTGGCAGCGAAGCGCCCGGGTGCCAAAGCACCGCATTAATTGCAACCGTTCTCTCTGCGAACATTCTGGTCATACGCGTTGCAAAATGATCGGATGCTTTGGATTGTGACCGCTGCCGCCGTCATCGATCGAGGACGTTGGCCAATAACGACGCCGGGCTGCGGAGGCTTGTTTCAGAGCAAAGCAATGGGAGGGACCATTCGATGAGACTATCAACGTTCATGTTAACCACTTCGGTAGCGGGTATGGCGATAGGCGCTCATTGCGATCCGGCAACGGCACAGATAGCGGCTGCGTTAACGCAGGATGCAGGCATCACAACGGTGCCAGACGAAGTAAAGAGCACTCTAGATCCTGCGACGGCGCTCGGCGCACAACAAGGCCAGGGTGACATCATTGTGACTGCGCAACGTCGCGCGGAGAATGTCCAGCGGGTTCCCCTTTCCATTACGGCGTTGAGTTCCGAGCAATTAGCGACGCAGGGCATTCGGTCGGTTGCGGATCTGGGCGGAAAAATTCCTAGTCTCACGGTTCAGAAGTTCAATGGAATTGTCCAACCATTTCTACGTGGGATCGGCTCCAGCACGTCGACGGCAGGTGTCGAATTGAGTGTCGCTGTTTATGTCGACGGCGTCTATTTTTCCCGCCTCCCATCTAGCTTTTTTGATTTGGCGAGCGTCGAACGCGTGGAGGTTCTTAAGGGGCCACAAGGCACTTTATTCGGTCGGAATTCGACCGGCGGCGTCATCAACGTGATCACGCGAAAGCCATCACATGATACTGAAGTAAGCGGCACGATCGGTTATGGCCGCTTTGATGCCGTTGACGGCAACCTGTATGCCACGACCGGTCTCGGAGACAGCGCGGCGATTTCACTATCCATCGTCGGGAAGACGAGCGACGGGTTTGGCAAAAACACCGCTAATGGCCATCGTTACGGCTATGAGGACAGCGTGCTTACCAACGCCAAACTCTTATGGGAGCCATCAAGCAATACAGAAATCACGATCGCCGGATTTTATTCCTGGTCGAAGAACTCAGGAAACAAGGCCGCCTTCCCAGGCACCTCAAGCACGACGCTTACGCACTACTATGTCGACCGAAGCGACAATGGCGTTTACACCTCTGATGAAATCGGATTTTATAATTCCATCAGCGATCCAGACCAACAAGATATATTCCACACCTATGGAGGATCTGTCCACCTTGATCAGGACGTTGGATTTGCCAAGATCGTAAGCATTTCCGGATATTCGCATGTTTCCCAGGACAGTCAATATACCGAATATCTTCCTGTTAAAGAATTTCTTGTTCCCGCATATGCGCGGGTCGATCTTTATACACAAGAGCTTCAACTAGTTAGCCAATCAGGATCACCACTTAATTGGATCATTGGACTTTACTATCTGAATAATAAAACAAGATACACTAAAGATACCGTCTTCGATATTCCATTGTTCTATGGAAACACGCCACTGAGTGCGCCGGCGCAGCAAAAAGTGGAAACCTACGCAGCCTTTGCCCAAGCAGGTTACCACCTGAGTTCGAGCCTGAATCTGACTGTCGGCTTTCGCTATACGTGGGATAAAACTTCGGCCGAGGGCACTGTTGGCGGCATCCAAGTCTTTGCACCCGACACGACCAAGGTCGATAAGGCAAGCTACAAAGCTGCGCTGGACTATCAGATAGCGCGTGACGTGATGGTCTATGGGCTGTTCGCACATGGCTTCAAATCGGGCGCTTACAACATTCTGACCTACAGTTCGACGCCGACCGCTCCCGAACAACTCGACGACTATGAGATCGGCTTCAAATCACAATTCCTCGACAATCGGATTCGACTGAATGCTGCTGCTTTCTACTACGACATAAAGAACCCGCAGGTGCAACTCATTCAGAACGGCACTACCTTTCTGTCGAACGCCGGGGCCGCACGGGTAAAGGGCGCTGAAGCCGACTTGAGCATCAAGGCCACACAAGGGATCACCTTTCGGGCCAGTATCGCCTACATGGATGCCAAGTATACGGATTATAAGAATGCGCCCGCAGGTCGCCCCGATTTCGTCGTTGGTGGTTCGATTCAGTTGCCAAACATCGACGCTTCCGGCAATCGCCTGCCGTTCGCAGCAAAATGGAGCTTCAACATTGGAGGCGATTTTTCCTTAGACACACCCGCGGGAAAGGTAACGCTCACGGCGGACTGGTTCCACAATAGCGGATACACATTCGAGCCCGATCAGTTTCTGCGACAGGGCGCGTACGATCTTGTCAATGCGCAAGTGCGGATACAGGCCAATGAGAATGTCGGGCTTCGCATCTGGGGCCGAAACCTCGCGAATGAAAGAATCGTCGCGGGCGCGGCTTCGCAATACGGATATGCGGGGTATCCCTGGAGCCCGGCACCGCCACTGACGTTCGGTGGAGCGGTGGACTTTAAGTTTTGATACTAGGACCAGACCGAGCGGGGCATCGCGGAAGAATACCCCGCTCGATATCGGTGCGTCATGCGTAAACGCGTGCAATGACCGCCCAAGTCCGCGCTCGAACTCCTGGCTCTACGGCGTGGACGGGGGACAAGCGCGGGTCAGAGGCATCGCAGGCAGCAGGATGCACCCCGCCCATCTCATCAGCGCTTCACCCCGGTCCATCCTCCATCAACGATAAGCTCAATGGCGTTGATATAAGAAGCGTCATCACTCGCCAGGAACGCAACGGCAGCGGCAAGTTCCTCCGCCTGGCCGATGCGCTTCATCGGAACGCTTTCCTGGAGGACGCGCAGGAATGTAGGCCGAAGATCATCTGGGATACCAAGCTTGGGGCCCATCTCCGTTTGGATCGGTCCCGGGCTGACACTGTTGACCCGGATACCGCGCGCCGCAAACTCACCCGCCAAGACCCGAACCAGCGCTGACGAGGCGCCCTTGGAGGCAGCATAAACGGCCGAGGCGAGCATCCCCATCTGATTGTTAACCGATGTCGTGACGATCATGGAACCTCCATCCCGCATCACTCTGGACAGAGACTGGGCACCGAACAAAACAGCTTTCACGTTCACCGCAAACACCGCATCGAACGTTTCTTCGTCTATATCGGCAAGAGACTGAAACTTTCCCGTACCCGCATTGAGGAAAGCGATATCCAGGCCGCCGAATGCATCGTCAACTTCGTCGGCTATCCGACGCACATCGACCAATTTCGACGCATCCGCCTGGATGGCGACAACCTCGCCGCCCAGTTTGTCCACGGCGGCGGCAAGACGATCGGCGTTTTGCCCGGTAATGGCAATACGAGCCCCTTCAGCGATGAAGCGTCGTGCTGATGCGAAGCCGATGCCCGTGGTGCCCCCTGTGATGAGCGCCGTCTTGCCGTCCAGTCGTTGCATACCAGTTTCCTCTTCTACGCCTTAACTGGAGATTTTGCCGGCCCGACGAAATTATCACTAGGCTTGCCTAGATACCGTCAGCCTGCAGGTGGTTTCATCGTCATGATGAATTTTGTATCGGCGGAGGCAAAACGCAGGCCTATGACCTCTTGATACGCGTCCGAGCGGTAGAATTCGTCGAACTTTTCCTGAGATTCAAATTCGATTATGGCCAGCCTGTTGGCAGGCTGCTCACCTTCATAGACTGTCGGTTCGCTGTCGGCTGAGAGTCGCGTCAGGTTGAACGGCTTCAACGCCTTTGCAGCGCCGGCAACATATTTCGCATACAATTCGGAGTCCTTCACTTCGACCGCCATGACGAGATAGACACTCATGCTCTTTTTCCCTCGAAGCTATCCCAGCCAGTCCCACCGATCCGCAGTCCTGCAAGCCGGCGTCCTGACGGATCGACAGACATGACGTTTGGATGTCCGATGCAGACAGCCCCTCGTTAACTTTGCGACAGCGGCATTGTCACGGTCAGTCCATTCAGTTCCTCGGTCATGAAGATCTGACAGCTGAGCCGGCTGGTCGGGCCTGGCTCGTGAGACACCTCCAGCAAATCGGCTTCATCGTAGGACACGGGCGGAAGCCGGTCCCACCATTCCTTCTCGACGTAGACGTGGCACGTTGCGCAACTCAGCGAGCCGCCGCATTCGCCGATCATTTGCTCGATCCCGGCGCGCTTGCCCATCTCCATGACTGATTCGCCGACAGTGCCGTCGATCTCACTCACCTCGTCGCTCGGCAGAATGAACTTAACTATTGGCAAGTAAACCTCCCAGTATAGACTGTATTAAACGCAAACGTCAGATTGTCCCCGACGAAACATATATTGCCCAAGCCAAACCCGAGGCCAGAACGGCTAAGTATCAGAAGCGCGGCACCGCTGGATCGGACAGTCTGGCCAAGGTCCGGATATCCCGGTAGCGAGGCCTGTCAGATCCACCTCGACCGCTCGCACATCCAAAAGGCCTTTTTGCTTTTCGCCGTGGCTTCAGCCTCCAGGATTGATTCCGGCCAAGGCATCACCGCGAACGCGATCGAAAAACGCATAGGCCGCGTCGCCCTCGTCCCGGCGGCTCGTGACCAGCATTTCCGTGAGCGGTCCGATAGACTTCTCGATGACAGGATCGTGCCGGTCCTTCTCGAACAACACGAGCCGATCGACGATCTTCCACTGCCCATCGCGCTTTTCAAACTTGTCCAGATAGCGACCGGGCGCGGTCATATCGTAGAGTCGCCCGTCTTTCATGAAGCGATACATTGCTATGACGTAGGACTCGCACTTGGCGGTATCACCATCAATTTCAATGTATTCATTACCCAAGAAGTGCATGCATGAAAGTATATGCCCCGCATGTCGGCCTATCACCCAATCAGCGAAATCCGCCGGAGTTCCGACAAAGGCGCCGTGATTATCTATAGCATCCGAATGATAGCAGGATATTATCAGGTCACGATCAAGACGATCAACTCCTTGGCACAATTTCACCAGGACGTCATGGATCTGCGCCCTTGCATCAATTTCACTCAGCAGCCGACCTTCGTCATTCATCATGTGATGTCTCCGTTCACTCTGGAATTGCGTATCGGCTCGATGTTGACACACAGGATTTTATGTCCCCAAGATCCTAGAATTTGAAGTCGATGGCACCACCGAAGGTAATTGGTGCTGCAGGTGTATAGATGTAACCGGCCGGTGTCGTATTGGTGCTGATCCGGTCGACATATTTCTTGTCGAGGAGATTACGTCCCCAGACACGGAGCGCCAGATTATCGTTGAGCGAAATCTTCACCTGCCCGTTCAACAAGTCGAATGGTTTCTGACGGAGAAAGTTGTCCGGCTCCGAATAGAACCCACTATTATGCTGGTAATCGGTGCTAATCAGCACAGTGCCGATGCCTGTCCGGAATTCATAGTCCGCACCTAATGAGCCAGTGAATTTCGAAACATAGGGCGTCTGGTTGCCATTCGCCACGACAGCCGACGCTGTCGCGCCGAATGGAGCGTTCGGATTTGGAATCCCGCTCGGTGCACAACCAACGCAAACACCGTTGATAATCTGACCGAAGTCCTTGTACTTCGAGTCGAGGTACGCCGCCGATGCTCGCAAGGTCAGGCCCGACATCACGCGTACCTGAACATCGCCCTCCAGACCATCGACCGTCGACTTGCCGGCATTCGACAAAATAAGCGTCGGTGCTCGCGTGATTGTGACCTGCGGATCTTTGACGTTGTAATGAAAAGCCGCCAGGCTAAAGCGAACATGTCGGTCAAATAGCTCGCCTTTCAGACCGACCTCATAGGCATCCACCTGTTCCGGCTTCGCCGGTGTGCTGTTGTAGGTCAGCAAGGCGAATACGGCCGACTTGAAACCACGATTGAATGAGACATAGCCCAGCACATCGTCCGTGAATTGATAGTCGGCCGCCGCGCGGAACGTCAGCTTTTCAGTTTTGAATTTCCCCGGCTCCCTCAGGGGACCGAATACTGTCCCATCAGGGCGGAATAGTCCTCCATTCGCATCGATCCGGTCAATCGTGTACCGCAGACCGCCGGTCACTTTCAGTCTGGGCAGAATTTCATAGGTGGCCTGGCCGTATGCCGCGTAGGATTTAGCGTGCTGTCTACCGAGCGAAATGAAGCCTGTCGTCCCGCCCAGCGATGCAATCGTACCCGCCGGACTAAAGAAGCGAGTCCGACTGTCGTAGGCGCTGACAGTGTTATAATAGAAAAGTCCGCCTACCCACTGGACAGGGCTTCCGCTCAACGAGGACGCCTGCAGTTCCTGCGTAAACTGACGAACGTGACCCGAAGGCGTGGCAAGGCCGTCCGCACGATCGGTGTAATCGCTGTCAGCCAGCATCTGTGCATTGGTGTCCATATATGCCGTGATGCTCTTGAGCGCGGCAAACGAAATCTCTTGCTCTGCGGTCAGAGATACACCCCACGTCGTGGCTTTCTGATAGGACTCGGAGATGGCGTCGTTCGCCTGATCGTAGAAGCCTATGATCGGCAGCGGCTGAGAATTTGGCTGCGAGGAATAGCCGCTACGGGTTCCCGGGAAAGCATTCCCAGCAAGGTTGTTTTTCGAGTATGTATAGAATCCGCCTAGAGCGACCGACGTCAGATCGGACGGGGTGACAAGAATCTTCGAACGGACCGAGAAATTATCCTGGTAGTTTGTCCGGTTGCCAGTCGGCACAAATTTGCCGTACCCTTCGCCCTGACGACGCCCCGACAGCGAGATATCCGCGGCGACAGTCTCGGACAAACCGGTAGTAGCATAGGCATTGGCTTCGAACGTATCGTAATTGCCATAGCCGATACTCCCTTTCATCGAAGCAACATGGGATGGATCCAGCGTGACGAGTTGAATGACGCCGCCGGACGAGTTGCGCCCAAAGAGCGTACCTTGGGGCCCTTTAAGAACTTCGATGCGGCTCAGGTTGTTCAAAGAGAACACGCCGCTCGGCAGGCGGGAATAATAGATGCCGTCAACGTAGACGCCGACACTCGCCTCGTTACCAAGGGCGGTGCCGGGATTACCGATCCCGCGCAGGAATGGCAGGGTGACCCCGTTGTTCGAACTGAGGTTTAGGCCAGGGATAACCGTCTTGACCTGTTCGAGATTGTCGAGCCCACGATTGGCAAGAGCAGCGCCGCCGATCGCAGTCACTGCGATCGGGATTTTCTGAATATTTTCTTCCCGTCGCTGCGCGGTAACGACGATGTCCTCGAGCTGGCTGTCGTTCGCGACAGATGCCGTCGATGGCAATGGCGGCTGTACCACGTCTTGAGCAGACGCGGGC includes:
- a CDS encoding helix-turn-helix domain-containing protein → MVSGWTQEVVGEVAFPGVVAQVVDSHYEAGATASQCDPEIVLRWRSAPKGRIRAWTEGRDPRSVGQMMLIPSRVQTSAMACDGAVDTRSLALRIKPEWLQDVVGVTARSLDYPALALFQFKETNIEYAMRRMFNEVLSPSPLTPSIIKSCSTLVAFDLVSRLKQGTTDLRMHDPLSELRTRRVEEFVMTYESGWPSLQEIADSLGIGVGHMRQVYKNCTGRNLFDYMEEVRISRAKTLLDEWTIPLKVIAHRLGFSTPSAFSYAFRHKVGLTPREYRIASLRRSHITSC
- a CDS encoding TonB-dependent receptor; this encodes MANNDAGLRRLVSEQSNGRDHSMRLSTFMLTTSVAGMAIGAHCDPATAQIAAALTQDAGITTVPDEVKSTLDPATALGAQQGQGDIIVTAQRRAENVQRVPLSITALSSEQLATQGIRSVADLGGKIPSLTVQKFNGIVQPFLRGIGSSTSTAGVELSVAVYVDGVYFSRLPSSFFDLASVERVEVLKGPQGTLFGRNSTGGVINVITRKPSHDTEVSGTIGYGRFDAVDGNLYATTGLGDSAAISLSIVGKTSDGFGKNTANGHRYGYEDSVLTNAKLLWEPSSNTEITIAGFYSWSKNSGNKAAFPGTSSTTLTHYYVDRSDNGVYTSDEIGFYNSISDPDQQDIFHTYGGSVHLDQDVGFAKIVSISGYSHVSQDSQYTEYLPVKEFLVPAYARVDLYTQELQLVSQSGSPLNWIIGLYYLNNKTRYTKDTVFDIPLFYGNTPLSAPAQQKVETYAAFAQAGYHLSSSLNLTVGFRYTWDKTSAEGTVGGIQVFAPDTTKVDKASYKAALDYQIARDVMVYGLFAHGFKSGAYNILTYSSTPTAPEQLDDYEIGFKSQFLDNRIRLNAAAFYYDIKNPQVQLIQNGTTFLSNAGAARVKGAEADLSIKATQGITFRASIAYMDAKYTDYKNAPAGRPDFVVGGSIQLPNIDASGNRLPFAAKWSFNIGGDFSLDTPAGKVTLTADWFHNSGYTFEPDQFLRQGAYDLVNAQVRIQANENVGLRIWGRNLANERIVAGAASQYGYAGYPWSPAPPLTFGGAVDFKF
- a CDS encoding TonB-dependent receptor, with the translated sequence MIKLKKSRCLEGSLVSLAIALAAPASAQDVVQPPLPSTASVANDSQLEDIVVTAQRREENIQKIPIAVTAIGGAALANRGLDNLEQVKTVIPGLNLSSNNGVTLPFLRGIGNPGTALGNEASVGVYVDGIYYSRLPSGVFSLNNLSRIEVLKGPQGTLFGRNSSGGVIQLVTLDPSHVASMKGSIGYGNYDTFEANAYATTGLSETVAADISLSGRRQGEGYGKFVPTGNRTNYQDNFSVRSKILVTPSDLTSVALGGFYTYSKNNLAGNAFPGTRSGYSSQPNSQPLPIIGFYDQANDAISESYQKATTWGVSLTAEQEISFAALKSITAYMDTNAQMLADSDYTDRADGLATPSGHVRQFTQELQASSLSGSPVQWVGGLFYYNTVSAYDSRTRFFSPAGTIASLGGTTGFISLGRQHAKSYAAYGQATYEILPRLKVTGGLRYTIDRIDANGGLFRPDGTVFGPLREPGKFKTEKLTFRAAADYQFTDDVLGYVSFNRGFKSAVFALLTYNSTPAKPEQVDAYEVGLKGELFDRHVRFSLAAFHYNVKDPQVTITRAPTLILSNAGKSTVDGLEGDVQVRVMSGLTLRASAAYLDSKYKDFGQIINGVCVGCAPSGIPNPNAPFGATASAVVANGNQTPYVSKFTGSLGADYEFRTGIGTVLISTDYQHNSGFYSEPDNFLRQKPFDLLNGQVKISLNDNLALRVWGRNLLDKKYVDRISTNTTPAGYIYTPAAPITFGGAIDFKF
- a CDS encoding nuclear transport factor 2 family protein — encoded protein: MMNDEGRLLSEIDARAQIHDVLVKLCQGVDRLDRDLIISCYHSDAIDNHGAFVGTPADFADWVIGRHAGHILSCMHFLGNEYIEIDGDTAKCESYVIAMYRFMKDGRLYDMTAPGRYLDKFEKRDGQWKIVDRLVLFEKDRHDPVIEKSIGPLTEMLVTSRRDEGDAAYAFFDRVRGDALAGINPGG
- a CDS encoding DUF1330 domain-containing protein, translated to MSVYLVMAVEVKDSELYAKYVAGAAKALKPFNLTRLSADSEPTVYEGEQPANRLAIIEFESQEKFDEFYRSDAYQEVIGLRFASADTKFIMTMKPPAG
- a CDS encoding NAD(P)-dependent oxidoreductase: MSNGKFTGSVGYVGLGDMGGAIAQRLVYAAIDLIVFDLDDDAIARLVAKGARAAASLFDLVQNAGVVFICVDPEPAVETVIEEILEFVRPDQTLIIQSSVSPQVVIDASEKAKLKGVRLFDAPVSGTYRDRQNGTLAVPTGAAREDIGHIATLLELIGRPIYLKTVGGGEIAKLANNAVSSITRSGLMEAIELAEAYGVAEADLLEVLSVGSGSSFVVKNWSFFDDLARQGHIVRKQPMQAAEIRKTIKQKDLHLPIIEAHFEPLRILDIQRYKKLTGRYPDSGGV
- a CDS encoding SDR family oxidoreductase; amino-acid sequence: MQRLDGKTALITGGTTGIGFASARRFIAEGARIAITGQNADRLAAAVDKLGGEVVAIQADASKLVDVRRIADEVDDAFGGLDIAFLNAGTGKFQSLADIDEETFDAVFAVNVKAVLFGAQSLSRVMRDGGSMIVTTSVNNQMGMLASAVYAASKGASSALVRVLAGEFAARGIRVNSVSPGPIQTEMGPKLGIPDDLRPTFLRVLQESVPMKRIGQAEELAAAVAFLASDDASYINAIELIVDGGWTGVKR
- a CDS encoding 2Fe-2S iron-sulfur cluster-binding protein; protein product: MSEIDGTVGESVMEMGKRAGIEQMIGECGGSLSCATCHVYVEKEWWDRLPPVSYDEADLLEVSHEPGPTSRLSCQIFMTEELNGLTVTMPLSQS